The genomic region tgagtttttgttttgagtGGCTATGGTTCTTATTGTACAAGATTTAATAGACAATTCATCTGAACAAGATATACCAGTCAGccagtctacaagcatttattaagtgcctactatgtaccaaacactatgctaagtgctagagacacaaaagaggcaaaagatggtacctgcccttgagaagctcacaaACCGCAGAATCATTATAATCCAGATAGACAGGACCTCAGTGGCTATCTAGTATACTCAACAAGTTATCATCTGTCTATCACTTATCATCATCAGCTTTGTATATAGACCTCCAATGATGGGAAACCCCCCTCTTTCCCAAACAGCCATTCTACTTTTATATGGCTTTACTTATTAGGAAggttttctttatgttttctgaTGCCCGAAAAAAAATCCCACACTAAACTTAACTGTTCCCCTGCCCCTCAAGTAGATAGTTCTGTATCTTCTGGGTCAGACACTATTTACGCTTTTATTCTTCTTGTTCTTAAGCTCCCTTTCAATGCTCATTGTGacgattctttttttttttggaagggggaaggcaaggcaattgggttaagtgacttgcccaagatcacacggctagaaagtgttaagtgtctgaggccagatttgtacttagGTCCTCCATGattccaaggccggtgctctattcattgcaccacctagctgccccaattgtgattatttttttctgcttttatctATGTATGAGAGATTAGAGTTCTGGTAACAGCTGATAAGGGactaagcatttacatagcacctactgtatgccaggtactgcactaagcactttttacaaatattagctcatttaatcctcacaaccgcCCTacgaggtagatgctgttattatccccgttttaagttgaggaaactgagacaaactgaggttagatgacttgtccagcatTACATagttagtaagcgtctgaggctggatttgaactcaagtcttcctgactcttgattccactgtgccatctacccaTCTGTGGTAGAACAGATCATTTGGCACTTAAGGAGAAAGCAAAAACACCACtgagaataaaaatgaatgtctGTAGGAAAGGCTTGGCAGTGTCCACGTTTTGTCTACTACATAATTCTGCATAAATTTATCAAAGTAAATATAGGTGGTTATCTGCTATGATCAGTCATTTCCACTCTCGTGTGAATAAGTTTGGGTTCAATATGTTATTTCTCCCAGGAGTAtttgcattttacattttaactCTGTGGGATGAAAAGGTTAGTCCTCTGGCTGAAGGAACTCAGGTATCAAGGAGAACCTAGAAGATTGTTTTGGGCCAGGGAAGTAACACTCTCTTTATCTCTGGAATTACATTATGTCTTTTCCTAAGGCTAGACCTGAAAGTTCATTTGCCATATGCTTTTATTATTTATAGTAGGCTAGGAGTCAGAATCATAGAAACACAAAATTTCAGGGTTGTGAGgtacctcagtggccatctaatctaacctggACACAAAAAGGAGGGCCACATGACCACATCCAAGAGAAGTGATCATCTAGCTgctgctcaaagacctccagtgaagagaAACCACCAGCCCCTGAAGAAGTCCATTCCACTTGTGGATGGTTCCTTTCATTGCCAGGAAGTTTGTCCTAACATCAAGTTTCAAGTTGCttttttttcagcttcctttaacTCTACTCCTAGGACCAAAGAAGACAAGCCTAATCTGCCTTCCTCATGACAGCGTGTCatgtcatttgtttcttttttatctgaaAAGAGAATGACCTTTAAACTGAAAATGACAGCTCAAAAAATTACTGACAAGAGCTGATACccaagagaaataaggaagtagCGACAGAGCACCTAGCTCACCTTGACACATCTAAGTCAGCTGGTCCACGTGAACTTTGTCTTCAGGCTCTGAAAGAAATGCAGATGTAACTGGCAAGCTACCATCAGGGATATTTGAAAGACCGTGGAAAGTGGGGGAAATAACACAGGATTGGAGAAGAGCAAAGGTTGTcctaaatttcaaaaaaaaaaaaaggaagagaacagagtTCAATCCTACAGAACAAGGATCTTGACTTTAATTTCTTAGAAAACTCTGGAATGGGTCGTTAAAGAGATGGTAAACCTCTAGAAAACGGAAGTGATTACAAAAGGCCAGCATGGCTCCATAGTCGTGACAAAAtaacctcatttcattttttaacatgATTATTAAGGAGAATGCTGTGGATCTAGCTTACCTctattttagcaaagcttttgaaaaaaatatctcATAACGTTTTCATGGAGAAGATAGACAAGCATGGATTAGACAATAATACAATCAGATGGATTCAGAATGGGATGGATGGCTGGACTCAACTCATAATGGGTCAACACCAACAaggcaggaggtctccagtgtGGTACCCCAGGGATCTATATTTGATCAtgtgctatttaatatttatgtCATTGAcgtggaagaagaaaaaaatgttgcagatgacataaagctgggAGGTATAACCAACACAATGGGTGACAGAGTCAATAttcaaaaggatcttgacagacCAGATCATTGGGCTGAatccaataagatgaaattcagtggaGATAACTGTAAAGTAGTAGCAGTTTCCAATAGGGAAAAGTAGCCTGTGATTCTTGTCTTACCTTCTCTGgtacaaaagaaaaatcaacttcacaggCATAATATGGGGAAAACATGGTCAacaattgttttgaaaaatagctggggttttagtggactggaaATTCGATGTGAGTCAagagtggaagggaagaagggaggaaggaaaaaaggctgGGTAAGAGTACTAGGGCTTTTCCTTTGAAATCCAGTGGATAATTTTTGTCTGCTTAGCCCCTCCAGGGGTCTAGGATTATGAGTTATGAAAACAACCTGATCCTATTTTCCTACTTCTAGtcccattttatcttctcttGCCCCTCCTATCTATTACCATCTCTTAAGAAAGGTCTTGGTGCATGTGAGAGGCATCCATAAGCCAAGGGAATGTTCACAACATTCAAATATGTCCCTATTTGTTCTGCACTCCGAAAAGTACCACATCAATTTATTCTTGCCTAAAGAATCATTTGCCTGAAATAGAGCTTCCTTGATTGAGTTACTGGGGCCAGGGTTGTGTCTTGGCTGCTTTGACATTTTCAGTTAATTAGTTAATGTATCACCAGCCTTGGCCTATAGAGCTCAGAGCACCCACATGAATTGACCCTTAAGTTATTGTGTAGCTTTGGCGTTCCTCCTCACTAGAGGCAGAATGACTGCATTGAGGACCTTGTAAATATTATTCAAGATTCAGGtaaggactggactagatgacctcttaagtcACTCCCTATGTTAAGTTTCAATGGATGTTTCAAAATGATGGTTGGTTTATGAAGTAGTAGCAGTTAGCAATAGGGAAAAGTAGCCTGCGATTCTTCTCTTGCCTTCTCCCAGATTGTATCTCCATTTCTTGATACCtacctgagtgtgtgtgtgtgtgtgtgtgtagctattGTAATGGAAAATTATGACAAGGCTAAGACACATCATAAGCAAAGCTGGAATGGGACAAGACAATGTGACTTTTGAGTACAATGAATTCTATGGATAAATAGTAGAATGAACTTTTTGTAGGACAGTCTTAGAGTCTCTTCATCTAGAATATGGTTCTTAACCCTCAAggatctatggatagatttcagggggcctGTAAATTTTGATGAGAGAAAaatttgcatctttattttcactaacatttagtttcctttgtaatttggtatattttataatttaaaaaaaacattattctgattaGGGTTCtgtagatttcaccagactgacagaggggtccatgacacaaaaagagtgAAGGAGCCTTGATTAAGAATGCTGAAAACATAATTTGTCCTTGCCATCTGAGGTGCTCGTCATCAACCGAATGCAGATTTCCTCTAGAATTAAAagacctttttgtttttatttttgtttttaatgaaataaacagaCAGTGGATAGTTAAAATCTGCCTTCTaaacaaaaaggcaaaatatCTCCCTTTTTAGGATTGGAATGTAAGCAGTTATAGAATTTCAGTATCTGGAATGCCTCAGGATTTACAAGCCAGCTCCCTTCAGCCAGtgtattattaaattatttacaaGACTGCACTTTTAAATGCTCATTTCTCTTATTGTAGTCTATTACCACATTAAGACTTTTTAATTTTAGAGTGAAGATAGTATTTTGCAAAGTGTAGTTTTCTTAAGTCTTAACCAGTGTTTAGCTTTTAGCACTATAAGTAAGAGACCTTTGGATAAAAccagacacacaaaaaaatattcCAGATACTCTTGTTATATTTTAAGCCATAAGTCAGGTAGGTGTGTTTATCCATAGACTCGGTTATCAAGCCCTTAAGAAACACGTATATGCAGATGTTTTTAGGGAATAAATACAGAAGATATAGTCACTACTCTCAAAAACCTTTAATCTGGCAAGACATATATGAAATGAATTGTTCTAAGATAATCAAATCATTAATTTTCATTCATTGAGGTTTGTCAATTGACCTGTTTCAGGGATATTTCAAAGGACCAACAAAAAGGGCCAAGACACTAAATATtatgaggtttttaaaaaaaatctttgtcttcTGCTCCCCAAAcaacttcttttcccttcccacgaGGTTTCCAACATTCCAATGAATCTATCATCCCATCAGTATGGGAATTTCCTCCTCTTTTGTCAATCACGACATCATGTAGGCTTATCATGTATAACTATTGtgtatgtctttccataaattcaCCATAGGTGGTCCACCCAGGGTGCTAAAGGCCTTCCTCATGTTCTCCTCatgttgggggttggggggcggATACCAGTGGATCACACAAACTATTGCTGGCTAGCCTTCGAACTTGCTTCGTGATCAGCCTATCTTCATTTTTACTCGTGCATTCTCTTAAATGATATCCCTCACACCACTTCTTCTGAGAAATTACTTGTTCATAATATGTTGTAGCATACACTGTATATGTCTCTCCATTACTCTTTGAGTAATTCGCTGCCTCAGTTTTTAAGAGGATAATTCCATTACTCACAGACATACAACACAaccaaaataatatcaatactaagaAAATGACCTTCTGATTCAGGAGAAAGCTCAGGGTTATTAGAGACTTTCAAATTCCCAAAGGCAATCTGGCCCTCTCTGTTCCTCCTGTTCAATTCCGAGGGTTCTTAACCCTCAAggatctatggatagatttcagggggcctGTAAACTTTGATGAGAACACTTTATTGTCTATTTGTAGTATCTATACAAGGCATATATATTGATGGATGAGCTCTCTAGGTTGCCCCATCCAACTGCATTTAACTTGGTAGAGCAAAACACTATTTTAAAGGTGCTTCCCTATCAAGATAGTCTGCCAAGCATATgtcaaaattatacaaaatttcttgaaaggtaaTAGCAAAGAAAACCTTGTTCTATGACCCTCTGATTATTGGTATCAAGCAAGACATAGAACAGGGAAACGTGCTAGCCAAAGATTTTCAGAAGATCCAATGAGGAGTGCCTGCCAAAGAGGGATTCCCACCATAGATAATGAGTTTTCCAGATTTTCATGTTTTGGATGCCATTGTGCTGACTGCATCAAGCTCTGGGATGTTATAGAACCTCCTAAATGAGAACTGTCATCACCTAAGAGAGTTTGGCCCAAATATCCACAAGGTCTACAACCAACATAAAAATTTTCTAGTTTGCCATGGGACTGTGGAATAGGATGTAGAGAAGTGAATAGTCGCATGCCCTAAGTGCATACCTGAAGCTAGGCAAATCCTGGGTTGTATTTGGATATAAAGTTCACATTAGTACAGATATATTCATCAGTTCTAGCCTAAAGCTGACTTGACAAATCTGACCTAGCCCTGGATCATCCCTATTCTGAAGGACTCAGGGAGAAACTGTGATGACCCCAAGATTGAAATCTAGTCTGGGATGACCAGTCCAGAAGTATGGTTGTATAGAGATTTTTTCAAACCTGTCATAGAGTGGGCCAAAATTCTGAGTCATTCTCAGAAATTATCTGATCTCTTTGGCATTGTTTTGATTCAGGGTTTCTACAACTAAGTCATACCACTCAGaactactcttttaaaaaaaaagtgtaattCTTGAATTCACATAATTCATACTGCTTGTCTtaggacaagttatttaacttttttatatctatttatgtGTCATACTCCCCTACTAGACCATAAACTTAATGAGTTCAGGAGATATGTCTTATCTAAAAATTCTATTCCCTTACTGTCTAGCATAGAGCTCTGTACACGTGTGTTTAACTGAATGTTTCAACAATAGAtatttttcatctgctttactctCCAGTGTAAATGTTTAGGTTGATCTCTTGAATTACTTAGATCTCACTAAGGAAGCTTAGTAGTATTTATGGAATGAGTTCACATTGAATTGCTCTTCTATCAAAGATTTATGGGGAAACATGTCTCCTTTAAATGACATGTTGAAAATCATGTCATCGATTGGAAATCCATTTATTTGAACTTTATACAAGGTATCTTtcactctggggaaaaaaatcattggcAGACAATTATTAGCTTCGCTATTTAACATCTCTTTTGAGGCAAATacttggcaagtcattgaacaaTTGTCTTTGTAGCTTTCATATCTTATATGATTTTGTTGTCTTGTGAAAGACATCTCGTCTGTGGAATGTCATCTCGGTTACATTTTGCTCTAGCTAGTCAAGTACTGTATTTAAATCAGCAAGCAATAAATGGAGAGATTTATATCCTCCTCACCTCTCCATCAGATTGATGCGCACCTTTAAGATACGGACTCCTTTGGAAAAATTTACAAGAGCTTGCCTTTCCACTTTGTGTGTTTTCATTGAAAATTCCTTTAATTCAAGcatagataatttttataaatattttgtagagaTCAGAAAGTAAGGGTGTTGGTTGAAAATttacccatttcattttttcagtAGTATTACAGTTTATGATTTTTGTGATTCTTTGGGAGTTTACTCCTTCAGATAACTCGAGAAGTGATACCTGCTTTCAAGAAATATACAtatgttgtgtgtatgtatatatacttgtgtCTGTAggcatacacgtgtgtatataatatatgtatatacatatatgcgtgtatgtatttGGTCAGGACTAGCCACCTTCATTTATCTTAAATACCATTTTTACTTCATATAGTAATTAAATACAGaggctggaagggacattagaggcaaTAGCATCCGactcctttattttgcagatgagtgaACCAAGCCATAGACATTAATTACTCGCctagggttacccagctagtatgtatctgaggtaagatttaaaaatcatatctttctgattccatgtaGAGAGTTCCATCCATTGTGCTGCCCGTGTCAGGGACGCCATCATTGTTGTAGATAGAGTAGATCACCCTGAAAGCACTGACAGATTGTTGAATTCCATTGTACTTTgttgtcttttgccttccctCGATTACTAATCATAGCTACTGCTTTCCAACTCTCTTCccaaagacaatatttgtaatatatagaCATAAGCTGAGCAAACTTTGACTTCTTTCCTTAATCCCCAATTATGTTTTCTCAGAGTGTCTTTCTATCTTCCTCTTATGTCCACTTTTGTATGAAGTACATGAAAATGGAAGGATCATAGCCACAGAgctgaaaggacctcagagcccGCCTAGaataactctctcattttaaaattgagaaaactgagtctcagaaaggttgtgacttgcctgagaAAATAtaggtactaagtggcagagctaggatgtGAACCTAGTGCATCTGACCTTCAGCTCCTGTGCAGTTTCCATCGTACCACACCACCTTCCAAATTGTCAGTATATTGGATGACCTTaatcatttttcctctacttcttcatCCTCTGCAATGAAGTTGGTGTATAGGCTATAATTATGTTTATGTTGATCTGATTTCTTATGACTATTGTGAATATTGCGTGGCAATTGCACGGCAAGATGATCTAGAATCCCGTGAGGTATTTCTCATTTCTGTTGGGTGAACAACAGAACCAATTCCATTAATTTGTTTATCACCTCTTTACAGAGACCTTTTCAGCTGCTATGATAATATCAATTGAGTAATTACCTATAGACCTGGTCATAGTTAGAAAAGCCTAATGATTTAAGCCAGGTCAAATGacacaaaagaattaaaatcagagcgttattcatttcatttcccagAAGTCTGTGCATATGAGGTGAGATAGACAATCTAGGTGTACAAGCGTGGTCTTATACATGAACCCTAGAAAATATGATGGACCTGGTATATCAGAACTGTTTGTCAGCcctgctttatatatatatataatattttgataTGACAGAATATAAAAtgtatcaaaataatttattatcaGTTTCTAAATAAAATAGCCAGATATTTTCACTCATAGCCAATTAAAGCTGAAGCTACTcaacattataaaaattataacctataatgataataattggaATAGAAGGCTTATCACTgcaatttccttctttccattgctGATGTTTGTCTATGCTTATGCCCACCATGATGATAATTAGCCAacaatataaattaatatttcaaacagaagaaaatgagtcttccttctATTCTCATGACACATATAGCCTTTTCCACAATGACCTTGTCGAAATGATGTCCCAAATTTTTTTTGTCTAATCTTAAATTTAATTCTGTTGATGGGACTTTCAGGCCAAGAAAGAATCATGCAGTGTTAGAGCTTTGGGCATTGTAGACCATGTAGTCTAAAATCCCTTcgttttaaagatttaaaaactgaGCCTTAGGTTAAcctaaggttacatagctagatACTGCCTGTTGAATTCTAGTCTCTTGACTCTAAGTTCAGTGTCATTTCAAGTACAGAAAGCTGGAGTCCAGGAAGACAGTTCTTTGGGCAATCATTACTCAAGTAAGGGTTTGTGGTGTCCCTAAAATCATATCATTTAGTTGGTCACATATTCTACTTGCTCTTGGCACTTCTTCCGTAATGGATCTGAGAACTCTATGTGAGACGTTAAAAGTCCTACTTCAGaggaaaagatttttttgtttctgtaggCCACCTCTAAGTCTTTTGTGGAAACTGAAGACACATAtcgggtttttgttttttggttatgtctttgtttttaaaataggtTACTCTTTTCATTCTCAAACTTTGAATCAATGATTACTTCTAAAGTCTAATTTCTTTTATCTGCTGTGATTTCGGCTGAAATATCCAACTTCATTGGCAAGAGTATGtggcaaaatatttttcacatttttgtcttGTTCCCTGTGAGACATCCATTGTAGGAATTGCTGCAGGCTGTCATTTTTGTCTGCCATCCAGTGTTTGCTGGCATGAGTGTTGTGTACTAGACTTAGTGTCTGGTCATAGGGGGGAAAAACATGCAGCTGAGCCAGACCGTTTTGTTATTCCTTTAGAATTAAAAGCATATGAAACAGATGCAacttaataagttttttttataaataacatAAACTTAAATAACTTAAAACAATAACGTTCAAATACAACTTAAGATAAAGTTTAATGCTGGTAACAACAGAAAAAGCATGAGTAACGGTGGGAAGAACAATATTCAAAAAGCCATATGCCCTAAGAGGAATTATACAAAAGATAGATTATGTTACATAAAAAAACCTAATTATGTCTGAATCTTAATTTTTGAGTTTATAATATGCTACTTTGTAGAAAGTGAGATGAAGTACATTGGTATTATTACTGTTATGGTTTTATATACAAGATTGCAAAACAACCTCTAAGAAATACCCTTTTAAATTGAGCAGCATTACTGTTTGTATTCATACATATGAGCATTTTTTTCTATTGgtacaatctttatttttcaaaCTAGGTTTTTGATTTAATACTGCAATTCTAAGAGCATTGATTTTCCTCTGGGTAGAATATAGGGGATTTCAAATTTCTTCACTGGAAAACATCTCAAACCTTGCTCAACTTCCACAGGTAGCATTGACTTGATGATCTGACAAATCATTCCAGCAGCCTCTAAGTCCAACATATTTTACATAACACCCTCtgcttttttaattattatagCAGCCATTTTTAATAAGCAGATAgagattttttaaataacaatCATCAGACAATCAAGTCGCAACTTACTCTTAAGGGTAAATTAACTTAAGAAAGAAATGTTACTCTTACTAACATCATGATTGTACAACTtcgtttaaaattttttacaacTTTTAGTTACTAAATCTGATTTTGTGTATAATTTCAAATCTTTCTTTTAATGCAGTCTCTTAAAATAAACATAAACGTGCAAGTCCAGCttgttcagtttttgtttttgttttttttcagtagTTTTCCAGCCTTTCTTAGTTACTTTTTACAAGTCTACTTAAAGAAATCTTCCTGCTGGAACTGGTTCCTTACATCCTGTATAGTGTTAGGTGATTGCTATAGGAAGAAAGTGGGctgttttctgttctttcttcgtCTTTTTGCCCTTCACAGGGGACCCTTTCTGATTTATTGCAACAAACATTTCTCTTCCACTGTGTGTCCATTTTGCTGAAGCATATGTGTTGTAATGGTTTTCTTGAATGAATTCTCTGAAGTTACAATCTTCGTTGCAgactttctgttttaaaaaaaagtataatgaGTGCTTTATATAATGAGAAGAGGCATAAGTAGGAGATATCAAGTAGAATGAAAATGCATCAAAACTCATCCTTAAAGGTAAGGAATTCTCATCTGATCTGCAAAAATGATGGTTACTGCCAAGTAAATCAACTCATGAAAGAAGCACTTTTTAAATCATATGACCAAGTTGACTTTTTACTTTTTACCTACACAGCAGATTTTTGAATTTAATGTCTTTTTAAACTAGTAAACAATCAATGATCTGTACTGATTGGGAACATCTAGCAACAGTTCCATGAGAGGGCAACCTATTCTTTACTGTGGTAATGTTTGTTGTAGGGAATAAGGTCACTCCCTTCATCTATCTAGGGAGATTGTTCACAGCTTGCCACCAAGCTTTTTCTTTAGGGAAGATTATCATTCATTATATTCTATATTAGAGGAGTGTTTAGTAGTAGAGTGGATTGCCATCAACCTCATACTACACAATTATATGACTTTTTTCATTCACAAAGCTCTCTGTTGACATTATCGGCAGTGAGTCTatttccattttgtggatgaaaAATAGAGGCTCAGAGACCTTGTGACTCAATGTTTCAAAGTCAGCAGGTTGGAGGGCTGGGACTCTAAGTAAGGACTTCTGACTCTGAATTTAGCCCTCTTTTCACTGGATCTCATTGCCTTTCTATAGTTCACATGGTGTAATAGAGCCTTTGCATAGGTCTGTGAGGTCGTTTCTTTAGTAGCTTAGGGCTAACAAATCATTGCTGAGAAATgaactcatagatttagagttggaagggaccctaaaggTCAAATGGTCCAACTGCccactccattttataaatgaggacactgaggcccggATTGTTTAAGTGACTGTCCAAGGTCACTAAGACAGAAAGTAACTGAGTTAAGATTCAAACCAAAGTTCttagactccaaattcagtgctctttgtaCAATTCTATTTTTAGAATTTCTTCACAAGCATTattaatgtaataatatataattgaCAAGTGCAAGTCAAATTTTCCTATATGTAGCCAAAgtaggatttttgtttgtttttcttttgtttttttaccagTGGCTGATGTTATattttaggttttctttctttttttgaaaattcattgtactttttaattttttttaatttatggaataaaacaaacatttccataacatagtacaataaaaagatgattgtacgtgaaactgcaagtctaccatgcacaacttgctattcctttcaaatatgcaacaaaattatcatgtaaatttctttttttcttccctccctcttctccccctaccctagagatggctaccattaggcacaaatacgtatgtgtatatacatgtgtgtgtgtgtgtgtgtgtgtatgtatgtatgtaaaattgttAGGTTTCCAAAGATAACTTGGCAAATGGACAAAGGGCAATCCTTTGAGTCGGGagtacctaagttcaaatcctgcctctaacacatccTAGCCATGAACTCAAGGGTAAATTATTTCCTTAACCTCAGTGCCCCAAGCAGCTCTCTGAGATTATAGGATACAAATTAATTGCCTAAAGACACTGAGGTAAGAATTTCCATATGATAGATAAAGTGATTAAATAATAGGTCTGACCAAAAAATGGTTTTACTAGCatgctcaatttttaaaatatttatcaaaaataaaacaataaaaatatacaaaatggaGAGTGAGAATATCAGCAGCAGGTATAATCATAAAAATTAGATAAGCTGTTTTCTAATAAAATAGCATACATGATTACTGATGTTGTTCATACCTTTGCATAGAGTTTTCCTTCTTTATCCATTGCTAGAAAGTATTCACTTTCCACCCCTTTGATTGCCACTATTCCAACTGCCACTGTTCTGATCTCCATAATATCTGCAATGAATCACAGAAAGATCTGTAAGCTCTTCATTTAGTTCTGCAGTCTAGCCATGAAAGGCTACTTGTTCTTAATCATTTCAGTTTCATTTAAAAGCTGTTAAAATGATTAGGACagtttttattaaaaacatacCCCCCCACTCCCACACACAAAGAGCCCAATGTAACCCTTGTAATGACACATATGGAGTGCAGACTACtttatgttttcttcatttaaaaaggaTACCTGTATACTcacaatttcaattattttatatccttGTTTCTAGAACTGAGTTCCTAAGTTACTgtgattttatatgtgtatatgtgtgtagatacacgtaaatatgtatgtataaatgtatatacatatagagctAGCATCCCTTACTGTTGAAGTCATGTTAACCTTCAGTATTTTGAAACAATAATTGGAAGCAGAATATATTTGGGGTATATGAAATGGAGTAAAGACGCCAATTAAAGCATTTCTTGAGAAGTTTTCCTTGTCACCTTTTTGGAGTAAAATACACTTAAGGAGGTGCAAATGATGGAAAACAGACCAGAGTTTCTTAAAAAgataaaggacttttaaaaacccATAGGAAATTGGCAAGATAGGacacaaaaataaacacaaatgaattttaaagtattttcatatatattttatagcaGTATTCAAGCTAttgaaattgattttatttgtagtaAATGTTTCACAGTAGAAACATATGTTGTTGTTTCATGTGTCTTCTACTTTTAACCTTTAATTTTCCCTA from Trichosurus vulpecula isolate mTriVul1 chromosome 8, mTriVul1.pri, whole genome shotgun sequence harbors:
- the FGF7 gene encoding fibroblast growth factor 7, with protein sequence MHKWILTWILPTLLYTSCFHIICLVGTIAFACNDMTPEQMATNVNCSSPERHTRSYDYMEGGDVRVRRLFCRTQWYLRIDKRGKVKGTQDKQTNYNIMEIRTVAVGIVAIKGVESEYFLAMDKEGKLYAKKVCNEDCNFREFIQENHYNTYASAKWTHSGREMFVAINQKGSPVKGKKTKKEQKTAHFLPIAIT